The Xanthomonas sp. CFBP 8443 genome has a window encoding:
- a CDS encoding putative Ig domain-containing protein, whose protein sequence is MRLPLIFALLLLTMSYSGLAAAAASQYCPTVSRTVVQGNSVVIDVSNCDGPSDLGLGEDSSQPTNGTSVLSGLGAGGAQTVTYTHNGNAATSDSFYYFDGDGDTITFNITITPALSASIAVAPASRNEDSGAAFTYTVTLSQTSNSATTVNIASSGTATSGGDYNGAVGSVVIPANTTTATFPITPIADGTVEADETVIMSVVSGSGYGIGSPSAATATILDDDVPSASIAVAPASVSEDGATNLVYTVTLDQAPVNATSVAFSVGGSATSGADYAAVSSPLVIGAGQTIGTITINPTADGTVEPDETVVISLAAGSGYSVGSPDSATGTIANDDVPSLSINNVSLNEGDAGTSNATFTVSLSQPAGAGGVSFDIATADGSATAGVDYVASSLTGQTIPAGSSSGTFTVLINGDSLNEANENFFVNVSNVSGASVSDPQGQGTIVNDDAQPTLSIDDVSVNEGNSGTTTATFTVSLSAASGQTVSVDYASADGTATAGSDYVARVGTLTFAPGTTAQGVAITVNGDTAVEPNETFSVDLSGASNAGIARATGTGTITNDDAVVTVGPASLPSATAGTAYSQNLSASGGTAPYSFVISAGALPAGLTLSAAGVLSGTPTASGSFNFTATATDSGGSPTSGNRAYALVVASPTLTLPATTLAGGTAGQAYTAAINPATGGIAPYTYTLSAGALPAGVTVNSATGALSGTPTVAGNFNFSLTATDSTTGSAGQASQSYSLSIVSPTLSIAPPTLPTGTAGSAYSQTLSASGGTAPYSYAVSAGALPTGLSLAAGGALAGTPTVAGSFAFTVTVTDAGSFTAAQAYTLSIAAPTLSVAPPTLPSGTVGNAYSQTLSASGGTAPYSYAVSAGTLPAGLTLAAGGALSGTPTAIASSTFTVTVTDAHGFTAAQAYTVAIAAAVPAPVAVDDTGATLVETALTLAVTGNDTGSIDTIAVTTAPTHGTAVVNGVQLIYTPAAGYVGADTLSYTATGAGGTSAPATVTITVNARPVAASATMQAVSGEAQTVDLTRNATGGPFVAAALVAIMPANAGTATITRSGGAAATGVPTAAAADGPSFIMTFTPNPAFSGQATVRFTLSNAYATSAEAAIVFVVAPRPDPTLDAEVRGLIDAQAESTRRFAKAQIDNFQRRLEATHRGDRSFDNSLSFQASSHCRQAERGVTAQPCSQPTWDADTAMDAGDPAATRTPTARTAVDGDLGLWVGGAIRSGSLDKQAQRAGVDFQSDGLSMGADYRASDWLALGAGLGWGRDDSDVGRNGSRSKATAYTLALYASVHPGQHFFFDTLVGYQLLSYDLRRYVTDNGELAEGGRDGSQWIASVSTGADLQRGDWQITPYARVDMARATLDAYSEAAMAPYALHYADMDVSTTTGNLGLRLEWRREMSWGQFTPQLRVEYQRDFQGRGDATLSYADLSGGPLYRTGLSVFDRNRLMLGLGAVFTTEQGLSTRVEYRGVTDGDSGSDQTWMFNVEKKY, encoded by the coding sequence GTGCGCTTGCCGCTGATTTTTGCGCTGCTGTTGCTGACGATGTCGTATTCCGGCCTGGCCGCCGCAGCGGCCTCGCAGTACTGCCCGACCGTAAGCAGGACCGTTGTGCAGGGCAACTCCGTCGTCATCGACGTCAGCAATTGCGACGGGCCGTCTGATCTCGGACTCGGTGAGGACAGTAGTCAGCCAACAAACGGCACCAGCGTGCTTAGTGGCCTCGGCGCAGGTGGGGCGCAGACCGTCACCTATACCCACAACGGCAATGCGGCAACGTCCGACAGCTTCTATTACTTCGACGGAGACGGCGACACCATCACCTTCAACATCACCATCACCCCAGCGCTATCGGCCAGCATCGCGGTCGCGCCGGCCAGCCGCAACGAAGACAGCGGCGCGGCCTTCACCTACACGGTGACGCTGAGCCAGACCAGCAATTCGGCGACGACGGTCAACATCGCCTCCAGCGGCACCGCCACCAGCGGGGGGGACTACAACGGCGCGGTGGGCAGCGTCGTGATTCCGGCCAATACCACCACCGCCACGTTCCCCATCACGCCGATCGCCGACGGCACCGTCGAAGCGGACGAGACGGTGATCATGAGCGTGGTCAGCGGCAGCGGTTACGGCATCGGCAGCCCGTCCGCGGCGACCGCGACCATCCTCGACGACGACGTGCCCAGCGCGTCGATCGCGGTGGCCCCGGCCAGCGTGTCCGAGGACGGCGCCACCAACCTGGTCTACACCGTCACGCTCGACCAGGCCCCGGTGAACGCGACGTCGGTCGCCTTCAGCGTCGGCGGCAGCGCCACGTCCGGCGCCGATTACGCGGCCGTGAGCTCGCCGCTGGTGATCGGCGCCGGCCAGACCATCGGCACCATCACCATCAATCCGACCGCCGACGGCACCGTCGAACCCGACGAAACCGTGGTGATCAGCCTGGCCGCGGGCAGCGGCTACAGCGTGGGTTCGCCCGATAGCGCCACCGGCACCATCGCCAACGACGATGTGCCCTCGCTGAGCATCAACAATGTGAGCCTCAACGAAGGCGATGCCGGCACCAGCAACGCGACCTTTACCGTCTCGCTGAGCCAGCCGGCCGGCGCCGGCGGCGTCAGCTTCGACATCGCCACGGCCGATGGCTCCGCCACTGCGGGCGTGGACTACGTCGCCTCGAGCCTGACCGGGCAGACCATCCCCGCCGGCAGCAGCAGCGGCACCTTCACCGTGCTGATCAACGGCGACTCGCTCAACGAAGCCAACGAGAACTTCTTCGTCAACGTCAGCAACGTCAGCGGCGCCAGCGTCAGCGACCCCCAGGGCCAGGGCACCATCGTCAACGACGATGCGCAGCCGACGCTGTCGATCGACGATGTCAGCGTCAACGAAGGCAACAGCGGCACCACCACGGCCACCTTCACGGTGAGCCTGAGCGCGGCCAGCGGCCAGACCGTATCGGTCGACTACGCCAGCGCCGACGGCACCGCCACCGCCGGCAGCGACTATGTCGCGCGCGTCGGTACGCTGACCTTCGCGCCGGGGACCACCGCGCAAGGCGTGGCGATCACCGTCAACGGCGATACCGCGGTCGAGCCGAACGAGACCTTCAGCGTCGATTTGTCCGGCGCCAGCAACGCGGGCATCGCCCGCGCCACCGGCACCGGCACCATCACCAACGACGATGCGGTGGTGACTGTCGGTCCGGCGTCGCTGCCATCGGCGACGGCGGGCACCGCCTACAGCCAGAACCTGAGTGCCAGCGGCGGCACCGCGCCTTACTCCTTCGTGATCAGCGCGGGAGCATTGCCGGCCGGATTGACCTTGAGCGCCGCCGGCGTGCTGTCCGGCACGCCGACCGCCAGCGGCAGCTTCAACTTCACCGCGACCGCCACCGACAGCGGCGGCAGCCCCACCAGCGGCAACCGCGCCTACGCGCTGGTCGTGGCCAGCCCGACGCTCACCCTGCCGGCCACCACCCTGGCGGGCGGTACTGCCGGCCAGGCGTACACGGCCGCCATCAACCCGGCGACCGGCGGCATCGCGCCGTACACCTATACGCTCAGCGCCGGCGCATTGCCGGCCGGCGTCACGGTCAACAGCGCGACCGGTGCACTCAGCGGCACGCCGACCGTGGCCGGCAATTTCAACTTCAGCCTGACCGCGACCGACAGCACCACCGGCAGCGCCGGGCAGGCGAGCCAGAGCTACAGCCTGAGCATCGTGTCGCCGACGCTGAGCATAGCGCCGCCGACGCTGCCGACCGGTACGGCCGGCAGCGCCTATAGCCAGACGCTGAGTGCGAGCGGCGGCACCGCGCCGTACAGCTACGCGGTCAGCGCCGGCGCGTTGCCGACCGGGCTGAGCCTGGCGGCCGGTGGCGCGCTGGCGGGCACCCCGACGGTTGCCGGTAGCTTCGCCTTCACCGTGACCGTCACCGACGCAGGCAGCTTCACTGCGGCGCAGGCGTACACGCTGTCGATCGCCGCGCCGACGCTGAGCGTCGCGCCGCCGACATTGCCGTCAGGCACGGTCGGCAACGCCTACAGCCAGACCCTGAGCGCCAGTGGCGGCACCGCGCCGTACAGCTACGCGGTCAGCGCCGGCACCTTGCCGGCCGGTCTGACCCTGGCCGCGGGCGGCGCGCTCTCGGGCACCCCGACCGCCATCGCCAGTTCTACCTTCACCGTGACTGTCACCGACGCGCACGGCTTCACCGCGGCACAGGCCTACACCGTGGCGATCGCCGCGGCGGTGCCGGCACCGGTGGCGGTGGACGATACCGGCGCAACGCTGGTCGAGACGGCGCTGACCCTGGCGGTGACCGGCAACGACACCGGCAGCATCGACACGATCGCGGTGACGACGGCGCCGACCCACGGCACCGCGGTGGTGAACGGCGTGCAGCTGATATACACGCCGGCCGCCGGCTATGTCGGCGCCGACACCCTGAGCTATACCGCCACCGGCGCTGGCGGCACCTCGGCGCCGGCCACGGTCACCATCACCGTCAATGCGCGTCCTGTCGCGGCGTCGGCGACGATGCAGGCGGTGTCCGGCGAAGCGCAGACGGTGGATCTGACCCGCAACGCGACCGGTGGGCCGTTCGTGGCTGCCGCGCTGGTGGCGATCATGCCGGCCAATGCCGGCACCGCGACCATTACCCGCAGCGGCGGCGCGGCGGCGACTGGTGTTCCGACCGCAGCCGCGGCCGATGGCCCCAGCTTCATCATGACCTTCACCCCGAACCCGGCGTTCTCCGGCCAGGCCACGGTGCGCTTCACGCTGTCCAACGCCTATGCGACGTCGGCCGAAGCGGCCATCGTGTTCGTGGTCGCGCCGCGTCCGGATCCGACCCTGGATGCGGAAGTGCGCGGGCTGATCGACGCGCAGGCCGAGTCGACCCGGCGTTTCGCCAAGGCGCAGATCGACAACTTCCAGCGCCGGCTGGAGGCGACCCACCGCGGCGATCGCAGCTTCGACAACAGCCTGAGCTTCCAGGCCAGCTCGCACTGCCGCCAGGCCGAGCGCGGGGTGACGGCGCAGCCGTGCAGCCAGCCGACCTGGGATGCGGATACGGCGATGGACGCCGGCGATCCGGCGGCCACGCGCACGCCGACCGCCAGGACCGCGGTCGACGGCGACCTCGGCCTGTGGGTGGGCGGTGCGATCCGCTCCGGCAGCCTGGACAAGCAGGCGCAGCGCGCCGGGGTGGACTTCCAGTCCGACGGCCTGAGCATGGGTGCCGACTACCGGGCGTCGGACTGGCTGGCGCTGGGCGCGGGCCTGGGCTGGGGCCGCGACGACAGCGACGTCGGCAGGAACGGCAGCCGCAGCAAGGCCACCGCGTACACGCTGGCGTTGTATGCCAGCGTCCATCCTGGGCAGCACTTCTTCTTCGACACCCTGGTCGGCTACCAGCTGCTGTCCTACGACCTGCGCCGCTACGTGACCGACAACGGCGAACTGGCCGAAGGCGGCCGCGACGGCAGCCAGTGGATCGCATCGGTGTCCACCGGCGCCGACCTGCAGCGCGGCGACTGGCAGATCACCCCGTATGCGCGGGTGGACATGGCCCGCGCCACGCTGGACGCCTACAGCGAAGCGGCGATGGCGCCGTACGCGCTGCACTACGCGGACATGGACGTGTCCACCACCACCGGCAACCTCGGCCTGCGCCTGGAGTGGCGGCGCGAGATGTCCTGGGGCCAGTTCACCCCGCAGCTGCGCGTGGAATACCAGCGCGACTTCCAGGGCCGCGGCGACGCCACGCTGAGCTACGCCGACCTGAGCGGCGGCCCGCTGTACCGCACCGGGCTGAGCGTGTTCGACCGCAATCGGCTGATGCTGGGGCTGGGCGCGGTGTTCACCACCGAACAGGGCCTGTCCACCCGCGTCGAATACCGCGGCGTGACCGACGGCGACAGCGGCAGCGACCAGACCTGGATGTTCAACGTCGAGAAGAAGTACTGA
- a CDS encoding STAS domain-containing protein, with amino-acid sequence MRRDGDTLALSGVLDRAAATALWPAALPLLAGARALDLREVSRVDSAGLALLAELAARLRAQGQAEVAIHGAPAGLTELSAAYRLASTLDFQSPPAAS; translated from the coding sequence CTGCGTCGCGACGGCGACACGCTCGCGCTGAGCGGCGTGCTCGACCGCGCCGCCGCCACCGCGTTGTGGCCGGCGGCGCTGCCGCTGCTGGCCGGCGCGCGCGCGCTGGATCTGCGCGAGGTATCGCGGGTGGACAGCGCCGGCCTGGCGCTGCTCGCCGAACTGGCCGCACGCCTGCGTGCGCAGGGCCAGGCCGAGGTCGCCATCCACGGCGCCCCGGCCGGCCTGACCGAATTGAGTGCCGCCTACCGGCTGGCCTCGACCCTGGATTTCCAATCTCCCCCGGCGGCGAGCTGA
- a CDS encoding ABC transporter substrate-binding protein — protein MTNKLLSAALAAALAVAAPAVALAQAAPAGAAAAQQGSASKVVLDNSTRILATLEQRRAEFKSNNAALKQFIDSEMNKSFDRDYAARLVLGVHGRGASDADVKLFADAMADNLMQRYGTSLLTFEGKPQVRVKSETPLPGGRGAKVSTELLRSGGDPIPVDYLVRNTGGNWKIFDVMVEGVSYVQTFRNQFDTPLRTKSIPQVAADLRNGALQVAPASSSDKK, from the coding sequence ATGACCAATAAACTGCTCTCCGCCGCTCTCGCCGCTGCGCTGGCCGTCGCCGCCCCCGCCGTCGCGCTGGCGCAGGCCGCGCCCGCCGGCGCCGCCGCCGCCCAGCAGGGTTCGGCCAGCAAGGTCGTGCTCGACAACAGCACCCGCATCCTGGCCACGCTGGAACAGCGCCGCGCCGAGTTCAAGAGCAACAACGCCGCGCTCAAGCAGTTCATCGACAGCGAGATGAACAAGTCCTTCGACCGCGACTATGCCGCGCGCCTGGTGCTCGGCGTGCACGGCCGCGGCGCCTCCGATGCCGACGTCAAGCTGTTCGCCGATGCGATGGCCGACAACCTGATGCAGCGCTACGGCACCTCGCTGCTGACCTTCGAAGGCAAGCCGCAGGTACGGGTGAAGTCGGAAACCCCGCTGCCGGGCGGTCGCGGCGCCAAGGTCTCCACCGAACTGCTGCGCAGCGGCGGCGACCCGATCCCGGTCGACTACCTGGTGCGCAATACCGGCGGCAACTGGAAGATCTTCGACGTGATGGTGGAAGGCGTGTCGTACGTGCAGACCTTCCGCAACCAGTTCGACACCCCGCTGCGCACCAAGTCGATCCCGCAGGTCGCGGCCGACCTGCGCAACGGCGCGCTGCAGGTCGCACCGGCGAGCAGCAGTGACAAGAAGTGA
- a CDS encoding tail fiber protein, whose protein sequence is MSEFFVGQIMMTGFVFAPKYFAQCNGQVLPINQNQVLFSLLGTRFGGNGSTTFALPDMRGRTPVGFSPSADPAWQPSPLPMGQSAGAENVSLLPSNLPAHNHFLECSNTTGNNRNPSGRSFANNASTTGPATALYGAPGTLVAMNPATVGPAGGSQPHPNLQPYTTINFCIALNGIFPSRS, encoded by the coding sequence ATGAGCGAGTTCTTCGTTGGTCAGATCATGATGACCGGCTTCGTTTTCGCGCCCAAGTATTTTGCGCAGTGCAACGGGCAGGTGCTGCCAATCAACCAGAACCAGGTGCTTTTCAGCCTGCTCGGCACCCGTTTCGGCGGCAATGGCAGCACCACCTTCGCGCTGCCGGACATGCGTGGGCGCACCCCGGTCGGCTTCTCGCCATCTGCCGATCCGGCCTGGCAACCGTCGCCGCTGCCGATGGGCCAGAGCGCCGGCGCCGAGAACGTCTCGCTGCTGCCAAGCAATCTGCCCGCGCACAATCATTTTCTGGAGTGTTCGAACACCACGGGCAACAACCGCAATCCCTCTGGCCGCTCGTTCGCCAACAACGCCAGCACCACCGGTCCGGCCACCGCGTTGTATGGGGCGCCCGGGACGCTGGTGGCGATGAATCCGGCGACGGTGGGTCCGGCCGGCGGCAGCCAGCCGCATCCGAACCTGCAGCCGTACACCACGATCAATTTCTGCATCGCGCTTAACGGCATCTTCCCCTCGCGCAGCTGA
- a CDS encoding ATP-binding cassette domain-containing protein — protein sequence MASPESNLVQLSGVRIDRGGRAILRDVSLAVPRGSITAVLGPSGSGKSTLLAALTGELVPVAGTVEVFGQPLPHGSRALRETRKSIGVLLQGNGLLTDLSVAENVALPLRAHTRLPEPVLQRLVALKLHAVGLLAVADAWPRELSGGMARRVALARALALDPPLMIYDEPLTGLDPIASGVIMSLIQRLNDTLGLTSIIVSHHVHETLPICDQAVAIANGGVVFAGTPDALQASADPLLQQFLHGRPDGPIPFDAPARARSAA from the coding sequence ATGGCGTCTCCCGAATCCAACTTGGTGCAGCTGTCCGGCGTGCGCATCGACCGCGGCGGCCGCGCGATCCTGCGCGACGTCTCGCTGGCGGTGCCGCGCGGCAGCATCACCGCGGTGCTCGGCCCGTCGGGCAGCGGCAAGTCGACGCTGCTGGCGGCGCTGACCGGCGAGCTGGTCCCGGTCGCCGGCACGGTCGAGGTGTTCGGCCAGCCGCTGCCGCACGGCAGCCGCGCGCTGCGCGAGACGCGCAAGAGCATCGGCGTGCTGCTGCAGGGCAACGGCCTGCTGACCGACCTGAGCGTGGCCGAGAACGTGGCGCTGCCGCTGCGCGCCCACACCCGCCTGCCCGAACCGGTGCTGCAACGGCTGGTGGCGCTGAAGCTGCATGCGGTGGGCCTGCTCGCCGTCGCCGATGCATGGCCGCGCGAACTGTCCGGCGGCATGGCGCGGCGCGTGGCGCTGGCCCGCGCGCTGGCCCTTGACCCGCCGCTGATGATCTACGACGAACCGCTGACCGGGCTGGACCCGATCGCCTCCGGGGTGATCATGAGCCTGATCCAGCGCCTCAACGACACCCTCGGCCTGACCAGCATCATCGTCAGCCACCACGTCCACGAGACCCTGCCGATCTGCGACCAGGCGGTGGCCATCGCCAACGGCGGCGTGGTCTTCGCTGGGACCCCGGACGCGCTGCAGGCCAGCGCCGACCCGCTGCTGCAGCAGTTCCTGCACGGCCGCCCGGACGGTCCGATCCCGTTCGATGCGCCGGCGCGTGCGCGGAGCGCCGCCTGA
- a CDS encoding tail fiber protein, with the protein MTEPYIGEIQLFGFDFNPVGWALCNGAMLPVQQNTTLYSLLGTAYGGNGSTTFQLPNFCGRASCEQGQGPGLSSRQRGDSFGSAGVSLSTTQIPPHQHGITAFSQPDPAKRTGTPANGAALSSLGSAAARPFATVAQPEAQFSPAALLPTGNGLAHENQQPYLAVNFCIALSGVYPSFD; encoded by the coding sequence ATGACCGAACCCTATATCGGCGAAATCCAGCTGTTCGGCTTCGACTTCAATCCCGTCGGCTGGGCGCTGTGCAACGGTGCCATGCTGCCGGTGCAGCAGAACACCACGCTGTACTCGCTGCTCGGCACGGCCTACGGCGGCAACGGCAGCACGACGTTCCAGCTGCCGAATTTCTGCGGGCGTGCCAGCTGCGAACAGGGCCAGGGGCCGGGATTGAGTAGCCGGCAGCGCGGCGACAGCTTCGGCTCGGCCGGAGTGAGCCTGTCGACCACGCAGATCCCGCCGCACCAGCACGGCATCACCGCGTTCTCGCAACCGGACCCGGCCAAGAGAACCGGGACCCCCGCCAACGGCGCGGCGCTGTCGTCGCTGGGCAGCGCTGCGGCGCGTCCGTTCGCGACGGTGGCGCAGCCCGAGGCCCAATTCTCGCCGGCGGCGCTGCTGCCCACCGGCAACGGCCTGGCGCACGAGAACCAGCAGCCCTACCTGGCGGTGAACTTCTGCATCGCGCTGTCGGGTGTCTACCCATCGTTCGACTGA
- a CDS encoding GNAT family N-acetyltransferase: MSAAAGTPAPTFPAGREPVAQPGILRARGIGLRAAREADLPWLRDLYASTRNAELAAIPWPDAAKRAFLDQQFALQHAHYVSHFADADFLIVETAQAPLGRLYLQRGAAQHVLVDISLLPVWRGQGVGTALVAHAQALAAAAGCPLSLHVMHANPAAQRLYARLGFLAGDASETHLQMHWRAACAAPALS, translated from the coding sequence ATGTCCGCCGCCGCCGGTACGCCGGCGCCGACTTTTCCGGCTGGACGCGAGCCCGTCGCCCAGCCGGGCATATTGCGCGCGCGCGGCATCGGCCTGCGCGCCGCACGCGAAGCCGACCTGCCCTGGCTGCGCGACCTGTACGCCAGCACCCGCAACGCGGAGCTGGCCGCTATCCCATGGCCGGACGCTGCCAAGCGCGCGTTCCTCGATCAGCAGTTCGCGCTGCAGCATGCGCACTATGTAAGCCACTTCGCCGACGCCGACTTCCTGATCGTGGAAACCGCGCAGGCGCCGCTGGGCAGGCTCTACCTGCAGCGCGGCGCGGCGCAACACGTGCTGGTCGACATCAGCCTGCTGCCGGTCTGGCGCGGGCAGGGCGTGGGCACCGCGCTGGTCGCGCACGCGCAAGCGCTGGCGGCCGCGGCCGGATGCCCGCTGTCGCTGCATGTGATGCATGCCAATCCCGCCGCACAGCGGCTGTACGCGCGGCTGGGCTTCCTCGCCGGCGACGCCAGCGAAACCCACCTGCAGATGCACTGGCGCGCCGCCTGCGCGGCGCCGGCGCTCAGTTGA
- the mlaD gene encoding outer membrane lipid asymmetry maintenance protein MlaD, which yields MAIRGPRLEFAVGAFLLLGLASLLVLALASTNRQWGFGGGRYELTARFSQIGQLRQQAPVKIGGVIIGQVAKIELDPAKFDSVVTLAIDDRYKDLPADTSAGILTSGLLGESYVGLQPGGDPDTLKPGQEIAFTQPAVDLIQLVGKYMFGGGSGGSNTGATPAAASSANSPTPSTETEPKP from the coding sequence ATGGCTATCCGTGGTCCCCGTCTCGAGTTCGCCGTCGGCGCCTTTCTGCTGCTGGGCCTGGCCTCGCTGCTGGTGCTGGCGCTCGCCTCCACCAACCGCCAGTGGGGGTTCGGCGGCGGCCGCTACGAGCTGACCGCCCGGTTCTCGCAGATCGGCCAGCTGCGCCAGCAGGCGCCGGTGAAGATCGGCGGGGTGATCATCGGCCAGGTGGCCAAGATCGAGCTGGACCCGGCCAAGTTCGACTCGGTGGTGACCCTGGCCATCGACGACCGCTACAAGGACCTGCCGGCCGACACCTCGGCCGGTATCCTGACCAGCGGCCTGCTCGGCGAAAGCTATGTCGGGCTGCAGCCCGGCGGCGATCCGGACACGCTCAAGCCGGGCCAGGAGATCGCCTTCACCCAGCCGGCGGTGGACCTGATCCAGTTGGTCGGCAAGTACATGTTCGGCGGCGGCAGCGGCGGAAGTAACACCGGCGCGACACCCGCTGCCGCATCCTCCGCGAACAGCCCCACTCCCTCTACGGAAACGGAACCCAAGCCATGA
- a CDS encoding tail fiber protein: protein MATPFIGEIRMFGFGRTPQNWQACDGSLLSISEYEVLFMLIGTTYGGDGQNTFAVPDLRGRLPLHQGQGPGLSNYVIAQTSGTETVTLTGLQMPAHTHTLVATTAAATATAPTGLLPGTVAGDMFYATDISGVVALPMATQSTTITGGSLPHDNVMPTLTVQYCISTAGIFPQQS, encoded by the coding sequence ATGGCAACTCCCTTCATCGGCGAGATCCGCATGTTCGGCTTCGGCCGCACCCCGCAGAACTGGCAGGCGTGCGACGGCAGCCTGTTGTCGATCTCCGAATACGAAGTCCTGTTCATGCTGATCGGTACCACCTACGGCGGCGATGGGCAGAACACGTTCGCGGTCCCGGACCTGCGTGGGCGCTTGCCGCTGCATCAGGGACAGGGACCGGGCCTGAGCAACTATGTCATCGCGCAAACCTCTGGCACCGAGACGGTCACGCTGACCGGCCTGCAGATGCCCGCGCACACGCATACGCTGGTGGCCACGACCGCCGCCGCCACTGCCACCGCACCGACCGGCCTGCTGCCCGGCACGGTCGCCGGCGACATGTTCTATGCGACCGACATCAGCGGCGTCGTTGCGTTGCCAATGGCGACGCAGTCGACCACGATCACGGGCGGCAGCCTGCCGCACGACAACGTCATGCCCACGTTGACGGTGCAGTACTGCATCTCCACCGCCGGCATCTTTCCGCAGCAGAGCTGA
- a CDS encoding MlaE family lipid ABC transporter permease subunit: MGAVASIRALGRAGLFSITVLRGSLPTRDFLAELVREIYKVGARSLPIIAVGGAFVGLVLTLQGYRTLQTYGASDALSTLLGLSLYRELAPVLTALLFIGRAGSSIAAELGLMRATDQIKALELMAIDPVAKAVAPRFWAAVLTVPLLTGIFCSLAISASYFEAVHVLGLDKGTFWSALSSSVDFWDDFGVAMLKSAVFGGTAALVASYVGFHAEPTIEGTSVATTRAVVNASLLVLMFNFVLSALLFQ; this comes from the coding sequence ATGGGCGCCGTCGCCTCGATCCGCGCGCTCGGCCGTGCCGGGCTGTTCTCGATCACCGTGCTGCGCGGCTCGCTGCCGACCCGCGATTTCCTGGCCGAGCTGGTCCGCGAGATCTACAAGGTCGGCGCGCGCTCGCTGCCGATCATCGCCGTCGGCGGCGCCTTCGTCGGCCTGGTGCTGACCCTGCAGGGCTACCGCACGCTGCAGACCTACGGCGCCTCCGACGCCCTGTCCACGCTGCTGGGGCTGTCGCTGTACCGCGAGCTGGCGCCGGTGCTGACCGCGCTGCTGTTCATCGGCCGCGCCGGCAGCTCGATTGCCGCCGAACTGGGCCTGATGCGCGCCACCGACCAGATCAAGGCACTGGAGCTGATGGCGATCGACCCGGTGGCCAAGGCGGTGGCGCCGCGCTTCTGGGCGGCGGTGCTGACCGTGCCGCTGCTGACCGGCATCTTCTGCTCGCTGGCGATCAGCGCCAGCTACTTCGAGGCCGTGCACGTGCTGGGCCTGGACAAGGGCACGTTCTGGTCGGCGCTGTCGAGCAGCGTGGATTTCTGGGACGACTTCGGCGTGGCGATGCTGAAGTCGGCGGTGTTCGGCGGTACCGCGGCGCTGGTCGCCTCGTACGTCGGTTTCCATGCCGAGCCGACCATCGAGGGCACCTCGGTGGCCACCACCCGCGCGGTGGTGAACGCCTCGCTGCTGGTGCTGATGTTCAATTTCGTGTTGTCGGCGCTGCTGTTCCAGTAG